The DNA window TACTCAGCTGTCGGTGATGGCCGAAAGCCTGGGCATGGAAGTGTACTTCTACGACGTGGTCACCAAGCTGCCAATCGGTAACGCCAAGCAAGTGGGCAGCCTGAACGAACTGCTGAACATTGCCGACGCCGTGTCCCTGCACGTTCCGGAAACCGCCGCCACCAAGTGGATGATCGGTGCGGAACAATTCGCGCAAATGAAGCAGGGTTCTATCCTGCTGAACGCTTCCCGCGGCACCGTGGTCGACATCGACGCCCTGGCCGAAGCCATCCGCAGCAAAAAACTGCTGGGCGCTGCTATTGACGTATTCCCGGTTGAACCGCGTGCCAACGGTGAAGAATTTATCACCCCGCTGCGTGAATTCGACAACGTCATCCTGACCCCGCACGTGGGTGGCTCTACCCTGGAAGCCCAGGAAAATATCGGTAAAGAAGTGGGCGAGAAGCTGGCTCAGTACAGCGACAAAGGCACCACGACCTCTTCCGTCAACTTCCCGGAAGTGGCTCTGCCAGGCAACGCCAACGTACACCGCATTCTGCACATTCACAAAAACGTGCCGGGTGTAATGAACGCCATCAACAAGATTTTCGCTGAAAACGACATCAATATTTCCGGCCAATACCTGCAGACCGTTGAAGATGTGGGCTATGTGGTTATTGATGTTTCCAAAGACGCCTCAGAACTGGCGCTGGAAAAAATCAAACAGGTGGAAGGCACTATCCGTGCCCGTGTGCTGTATTAATTCGCGGGATTAACGGCATAAAAAAAGCGGCTTCGGCCGCTTTTTTATTTTATATGCAGA is part of the Venatoribacter cucullus genome and encodes:
- the serA gene encoding phosphoglycerate dehydrogenase; translated protein: MAKTSLDKSKIKFLLLEGVHQSALDTLHAAGYTNIEYLKTSLPDDELKARIKDAHFIGIRSRTQLTEDIFAAAEKLIAVGCFCIGTNQVDLKAATKRGIAVFNAPYSNTRSVAELSIAEIIMLMRGVPERNAQCHRGGWNKSADNSYEIRGKKLGIVGYGSIGTQLSVMAESLGMEVYFYDVVTKLPIGNAKQVGSLNELLNIADAVSLHVPETAATKWMIGAEQFAQMKQGSILLNASRGTVVDIDALAEAIRSKKLLGAAIDVFPVEPRANGEEFITPLREFDNVILTPHVGGSTLEAQENIGKEVGEKLAQYSDKGTTTSSVNFPEVALPGNANVHRILHIHKNVPGVMNAINKIFAENDINISGQYLQTVEDVGYVVIDVSKDASELALEKIKQVEGTIRARVLY